In one window of Vibrio pelagius DNA:
- the cobA gene encoding uroporphyrinogen-III C-methyltransferase — protein sequence MSEQQSVKQGFVSLVGAGPGDPDLLTVKAARVIHQADVVVYDRLVSKAILAMANPDAEMLYVGKKLDHHCVPQDQINQLLVTKAQENKRVVRLKGGDSFIFGRGGEECETLAENSVAFEVVPGITAAAGATAYAGIPLTHRDHAQSVQFITGHLKKDGEDIDWKSLAQHNHTIVFYMGLKESPNIQKNLTDNGMRQDMPVAIIENGTRQEQKVFRGGLSDLAELAGQAKSPALIVVGSVAQLHEKLAWFNQ from the coding sequence ATGAGTGAGCAGCAATCAGTAAAACAAGGTTTCGTTTCTTTGGTGGGTGCCGGTCCGGGTGATCCTGATTTATTAACCGTTAAAGCCGCACGAGTGATTCACCAGGCTGACGTTGTGGTTTATGACCGTCTTGTATCTAAGGCAATCTTAGCGATGGCTAATCCAGATGCAGAGATGCTTTATGTCGGTAAAAAGCTTGATCATCACTGCGTACCACAAGATCAAATCAATCAACTACTTGTGACTAAAGCTCAAGAAAATAAACGCGTTGTACGTTTAAAAGGTGGTGATTCGTTCATTTTCGGGCGCGGTGGGGAAGAGTGTGAAACCCTTGCTGAGAATAGTGTCGCTTTTGAGGTGGTTCCAGGGATTACCGCCGCAGCTGGCGCGACAGCTTATGCAGGCATCCCTCTGACGCATCGCGATCACGCTCAAAGCGTACAGTTCATCACCGGTCACCTCAAGAAAGACGGTGAAGACATTGACTGGAAATCACTCGCTCAACATAACCACACCATTGTTTTCTACATGGGATTGAAAGAGAGTCCAAACATCCAGAAGAACCTGACTGATAACGGTATGCGTCAAGATATGCCTGTGGCTATCATCGAAAATGGCACGCGTCAGGAACAGAAAGTCTTCAGAGGTGGTTTAAGCGATTTGGCTGAGCTCGCCGGGCAAGCTAAAAGCCCAGCTCTGATTGTTGTTGGTA
- the nirB gene encoding nitrite reductase large subunit NirB, with translation MSKMKLVVIGNGMVGHRYIEDLVEKTDVANMDITVFCEEPRVAYDRVHLSSYFSHHTADELSLVKEGFYEKHGINMLIGERAITVNREKKIVYSSSGREIQYDKLIMATGSFPFVPPIKGRESKDCFVYRTIEDLKAIEACAKKSKVGVVIGGGLLGLEAAGALKALGVETHVVEFAPKLMAEQLDQAGGNQLRQKIESMGVKVHTSKNTLEIAPEGKEARNVMRFADGTELETDFIVFSAGIRPQDKLARDMKLDVAPRGGIAINDFCQTSDDSIYAIGECASWNETFYGLVAPGYKMATVAVDHIVGNESKFEGADMSAKLKLLGVKVGSIGDANGRTPGCKSYVYQNEDQEVYKRLIVSEDNKKLLGAVMVGDTSDYGDLLQLMLNEIDLPEHPDALILPAHAGAEKPTLGADALPESAVICSCFDVTKGKIAEAVAQGHHTIGDIKAVTGAGTGCGGCIPLVTSVLNAELEKAGVEVKDDVCEHFAYSRQELFHLVRIGEIKSFEELLEKHGTGYGCEVCKPLAGSILASNWGDHILKPSLVKLHDTNDNFLGNIQKDGTYSVIPRMAGGEVTPAALAALANVAAEYNLYTKVTGAQRIGLFGAQKDDLPTIWKKLIEAGYETGQAYGKSLRMAKTCVGSTWCRYGVQDSVGLGVMIENRYKGIRTPHKMKFGVSGCTRECAEAQGKDLGIIATDAGWNMYVCGNGGMKPRHATLLAGDLDQETLIKYIDRFMMFYIRTAAPLQRTSVWFENLEGGIDYLREVIIEDKLGINDQLEADIASLVENFSCEWTDTINDETQLKRFSHFINSDERDDNVVFVTDGREQHRPATFTEKHPEAKGDILHVAAE, from the coding sequence ATGAGCAAGATGAAGCTAGTCGTAATCGGTAACGGGATGGTAGGCCATCGCTATATCGAAGATTTAGTCGAGAAGACAGACGTAGCCAACATGGACATTACGGTGTTCTGTGAAGAGCCACGTGTTGCGTATGACCGCGTACACCTTTCTTCTTACTTTTCACACCACACAGCAGACGAACTTTCTTTAGTTAAAGAGGGCTTCTACGAGAAACATGGTATCAACATGTTGATCGGCGAACGCGCTATCACAGTAAACCGTGAGAAGAAGATTGTTTACTCAAGCTCTGGTCGTGAAATCCAATACGACAAGCTGATCATGGCGACAGGCTCTTTCCCATTCGTTCCACCTATTAAAGGCCGCGAGAGCAAAGACTGTTTTGTGTACCGTACTATCGAAGATCTTAAAGCGATCGAAGCGTGTGCGAAAAAGAGCAAAGTCGGTGTTGTCATCGGTGGTGGTCTTTTAGGACTTGAAGCAGCTGGTGCTCTAAAAGCACTGGGTGTAGAGACTCATGTGGTTGAGTTTGCGCCTAAGCTAATGGCTGAGCAACTGGACCAAGCGGGTGGTAACCAACTTCGTCAAAAAATCGAAAGCATGGGTGTGAAAGTTCACACTAGCAAAAACACGCTTGAAATTGCTCCTGAAGGTAAAGAAGCACGTAACGTTATGCGCTTTGCAGACGGTACAGAGCTCGAAACTGACTTCATCGTATTCTCTGCGGGTATTCGCCCTCAAGATAAACTTGCTCGTGACATGAAGCTAGACGTTGCTCCACGCGGCGGTATCGCTATCAATGATTTCTGTCAGACTTCTGATGACAGCATCTACGCTATTGGTGAATGTGCGTCTTGGAACGAAACTTTCTACGGTCTAGTTGCGCCAGGTTACAAGATGGCGACGGTAGCGGTTGACCATATCGTTGGTAACGAAAGCAAGTTTGAAGGTGCTGACATGTCTGCGAAGCTTAAGCTTCTGGGCGTGAAAGTAGGTTCAATTGGTGACGCTAACGGCCGTACTCCTGGCTGTAAGAGCTACGTCTACCAAAACGAAGATCAAGAAGTTTACAAACGTCTAATCGTTTCTGAAGACAACAAGAAACTGCTTGGTGCAGTAATGGTGGGTGATACGTCTGACTACGGCGATCTTCTACAACTTATGTTGAACGAAATCGACCTACCAGAGCACCCAGATGCGCTAATCCTGCCTGCTCACGCTGGTGCAGAGAAGCCAACATTAGGCGCTGACGCACTGCCAGAGTCTGCCGTTATCTGTTCTTGTTTTGATGTTACAAAAGGCAAGATTGCAGAAGCGGTTGCTCAAGGGCACCACACTATTGGTGATATCAAAGCTGTAACGGGTGCAGGTACGGGTTGTGGTGGTTGTATCCCTCTAGTGACTTCAGTTCTAAATGCTGAGCTTGAAAAAGCAGGTGTTGAAGTGAAAGACGACGTATGTGAGCACTTCGCTTACTCTCGTCAGGAGCTATTCCACTTAGTACGCATCGGTGAAATCAAGTCGTTTGAAGAGCTACTTGAGAAGCACGGTACGGGTTACGGTTGTGAAGTATGTAAGCCACTTGCTGGTTCGATCCTTGCTTCAAACTGGGGTGACCACATCCTTAAGCCGTCTCTAGTTAAGCTGCACGATACCAACGATAACTTCCTAGGTAACATCCAAAAAGATGGTACTTACTCTGTTATCCCACGTATGGCGGGTGGTGAAGTAACGCCAGCAGCTCTAGCAGCATTGGCTAATGTAGCAGCAGAGTACAACCTATACACGAAAGTGACAGGTGCTCAACGTATCGGTCTGTTCGGCGCTCAAAAAGATGATCTTCCAACAATCTGGAAGAAACTAATCGAAGCGGGTTACGAGACTGGTCAAGCTTACGGTAAGTCTCTACGTATGGCTAAGACATGTGTCGGTTCTACTTGGTGTCGTTACGGTGTTCAAGACTCTGTTGGTCTTGGCGTAATGATTGAGAACCGTTACAAAGGCATCCGTACTCCTCATAAGATGAAGTTCGGTGTGTCTGGCTGTACTCGTGAGTGTGCGGAAGCGCAAGGTAAAGACCTTGGTATTATCGCGACAGATGCAGGTTGGAACATGTACGTGTGTGGTAACGGCGGTATGAAACCTCGCCACGCAACATTACTAGCAGGCGACCTAGACCAAGAGACACTGATCAAGTACATCGACCGTTTCATGATGTTCTACATCCGTACTGCTGCGCCACTACAACGCACTTCAGTATGGTTTGAGAACCTAGAGGGTGGCATCGACTACCTACGTGAAGTCATCATAGAAGACAAACTAGGCATCAATGATCAATTAGAAGCTGACATCGCTAGCCTAGTAGAGAACTTCAGCTGTGAGTGGACTGACACAATCAACGACGAGACACAATTGAAGCGTTTCTCTCATTTCATCAACTCTGATGAGCGAGATGACAACGTAGTGTTTGTCACTGATGGTCGTGAGCAACACCGTCCAGCGACATTTACTGAAAAACACCCAGAAGCGAAGGGCGACATCCTTCACGTAGCGGCAGAGTAA
- a CDS encoding NAD-dependent epimerase/dehydratase family protein: protein MKVLISGSNGYVGRHVTNLFKESGAEVYLYGRERSAILCPEGIYEECSKFEGDFDVVINCARPHWSEYSPSEIANIESKLLLKLDGLAKAGATKIHTSGVWLFGKANYDELRGFKLKPLSVVEPDVTTIERALRRKWHVVYCPSLVYGGDNCQLRRIVETLNGSLSVATPTQGHNQYIHVEDIARFYLCLVQNQTDTKQHFIAEKEGFTPENFARLLLKVGWIKKIKNMNWEEFEAQFGSSATEIERLNLDLPVSSLFKPTSTLRHYIQPSLSNQP, encoded by the coding sequence ATGAAAGTACTGATATCAGGTTCTAATGGTTATGTCGGTCGACATGTGACGAATTTGTTCAAGGAAAGTGGAGCTGAGGTGTATCTCTATGGTAGAGAGCGAAGCGCAATACTCTGTCCTGAAGGCATATATGAGGAATGTTCGAAATTCGAAGGTGACTTTGATGTAGTAATCAATTGCGCGAGACCTCATTGGTCAGAATATTCGCCATCTGAAATTGCCAATATTGAGTCCAAATTACTATTAAAGTTAGATGGCTTGGCAAAAGCAGGGGCGACAAAAATCCACACATCAGGTGTTTGGCTCTTTGGGAAAGCAAACTACGATGAGTTGAGAGGGTTTAAACTCAAACCACTTTCTGTTGTTGAGCCGGATGTAACAACGATTGAGCGAGCGCTAAGGCGTAAATGGCATGTCGTTTATTGTCCGAGTTTGGTTTATGGTGGTGATAATTGTCAGTTGAGGAGGATTGTTGAAACGTTAAATGGGTCTCTATCAGTGGCGACGCCAACACAAGGGCATAATCAATATATCCATGTTGAAGATATCGCTCGCTTTTATCTATGTTTAGTACAAAACCAAACGGATACCAAACAACACTTTATTGCAGAGAAAGAAGGCTTCACCCCTGAAAATTTTGCCCGTTTACTTTTGAAAGTTGGATGGATTAAAAAGATCAAAAATATGAATTGGGAGGAATTTGAAGCCCAGTTTGGTTCGTCTGCGACAGAGATTGAGAGATTAAACCTCGATCTACCCGTGAGCTCATTGTTTAAACCAACCTCAACTCTACGCCACTACATTCAACCCTCCCTTTCTAATCAGCCGTAG
- the nirD gene encoding nitrite reductase small subunit NirD, which yields MAFTKVCKIEDIIPGTGVVALLNGEQVAIFRPRATEEVFAINNMDPFFQSNVLSRGLICEHKDELWVASPLKKQRFNLATGLCMEDERMSVKSYKARVVKGAVEVAA from the coding sequence ATGGCATTTACAAAAGTTTGTAAAATTGAAGACATCATCCCAGGTACTGGTGTTGTTGCACTATTGAACGGCGAGCAGGTAGCAATCTTCCGCCCACGTGCAACGGAAGAAGTGTTCGCAATCAATAATATGGACCCATTTTTCCAATCAAACGTGCTTTCTCGCGGCCTTATCTGTGAGCACAAAGACGAATTATGGGTAGCAAGCCCACTTAAGAAGCAGCGCTTCAATCTAGCGACTGGCCTATGTATGGAAGATGAGCGTATGAGCGTGAAATCCTACAAAGCGCGTGTTGTGAAAGGTGCGGTAGAAGTCGCGGCGTAA
- a CDS encoding LysE family translocator, producing the protein MSFESAVTFFIAMFVFGITPGPGVFAILARGMVHGWKKCITLSLGMTCSDMIYLVLACFGLATVAENWSFAFEVIRYVGAAYLIYLGYKMFRSLPEVQGSAEQVAKQSQKSALASFAQGFLISASNPKVILFYISFLPTFIDLTVLRSQDIVLVAVLAFVALMTGLLLIAMGAGRMVTLLKTPRAHKRLNQSAGGIMIAAGSYLAINR; encoded by the coding sequence ATGTCATTTGAAAGCGCAGTTACATTTTTTATAGCCATGTTTGTGTTCGGTATTACCCCAGGGCCGGGCGTGTTTGCAATATTGGCGCGCGGTATGGTTCACGGTTGGAAAAAATGCATCACACTTTCGTTAGGAATGACATGCAGTGACATGATTTATCTCGTACTTGCTTGTTTTGGTTTAGCTACGGTTGCAGAAAATTGGTCATTCGCCTTCGAAGTGATTCGTTACGTTGGTGCTGCTTACTTGATTTACCTTGGGTACAAGATGTTCAGAAGCCTACCCGAAGTGCAGGGATCGGCAGAGCAAGTTGCCAAGCAAAGCCAAAAGTCAGCACTGGCAAGTTTTGCGCAAGGCTTTTTAATTTCTGCGTCAAACCCGAAAGTGATTCTGTTTTACATTTCGTTCTTGCCAACGTTCATCGATCTCACTGTGCTTCGTTCACAAGATATCGTACTCGTTGCGGTGTTAGCGTTTGTCGCTTTAATGACTGGCTTGTTGCTGATTGCGATGGGGGCGGGTCGAATGGTGACTTTGTTGAAAACACCTCGTGCGCACAAAAGGTTAAACCAGAGCGCGGGTGGCATTATGATTGCCGCAGGTTCTTACTTAGCGATCAACCGTTAA
- the yfcC gene encoding putative basic amino acid antiporter YfcC yields MSQASSISSLEKSKSWQLPDTLILIFIIGIFAAAATYFIPAGTFESQDVSFIVDGAEKTRTVIDPASFSYATDENGELVYNTVGFFASGGGIGLMNFPFEGLVSGSKWGSAIGVIMFMLIIGGSFGVVIRTGTIDNGILHLINKTKGSEALFIPVLFLLFSLGGAVFGMGEEAVAFAIIIAPLMVRLGYDSITTVMVTYVATQIGFATSWMNPFSVAIAQGIAGIPVLSGMTFRMVMWACFTVVGIGFTMLYASRIKANPESSFTFATDKHFRKQEQDDQPVARWSFADTLVMLTVVGTTGWVIYGVVVHAWYIPEIASQFFTMGFIVAIIGAIFRLNGMSLNDAANAFKEGAGMMLAPALLVGCAKGVLLILGGGSGSEASVLNSILNSAGAFISGLPDVMAAWLMFVFQSVFNFFVTSGSGQAALTMPLLSPLADIAGVTRQVAVLAFQLGDGFTNIIVPTSASLMATLGVCRIDWGVWVKFCGRFIGLLFVLASVVVIAAHLMGFA; encoded by the coding sequence ATGTCTCAAGCATCTTCTATCTCTTCTCTAGAGAAATCTAAATCATGGCAATTGCCAGATACTTTGATCCTGATTTTCATAATCGGTATTTTCGCTGCAGCAGCGACTTATTTCATTCCTGCTGGTACTTTTGAAAGCCAAGACGTCTCTTTCATTGTTGATGGTGCAGAAAAAACGCGCACTGTGATCGACCCTGCTTCTTTTAGTTACGCAACCGATGAAAACGGTGAGCTTGTCTACAACACGGTTGGCTTCTTTGCGTCTGGTGGCGGTATTGGCCTAATGAACTTCCCATTCGAAGGTCTGGTATCAGGCTCGAAGTGGGGCAGCGCAATTGGCGTAATCATGTTCATGTTGATCATTGGTGGTTCATTTGGTGTGGTTATTCGCACCGGTACTATTGATAACGGTATTCTTCACCTGATCAATAAAACCAAAGGCAGCGAAGCGCTGTTTATCCCAGTGCTGTTTCTACTGTTTTCTTTGGGTGGTGCAGTCTTCGGTATGGGGGAAGAAGCGGTCGCATTTGCGATTATCATTGCTCCACTGATGGTTCGACTTGGCTACGACAGTATTACTACCGTGATGGTCACTTACGTTGCGACTCAAATTGGATTTGCAACGTCTTGGATGAACCCATTCTCAGTAGCAATCGCGCAAGGTATCGCTGGTATTCCTGTGCTGTCTGGCATGACTTTCCGTATGGTGATGTGGGCGTGCTTTACCGTTGTGGGTATTGGTTTCACCATGTTGTATGCATCACGCATTAAAGCGAACCCAGAATCGTCATTTACCTTTGCAACTGACAAACATTTCCGTAAGCAAGAACAAGATGACCAACCTGTAGCGAGATGGTCTTTCGCAGATACACTCGTCATGCTAACTGTTGTGGGTACTACTGGTTGGGTAATTTATGGCGTAGTCGTCCATGCTTGGTACATCCCAGAAATTGCTTCTCAGTTCTTCACTATGGGCTTTATTGTGGCAATCATCGGCGCTATTTTCCGTTTGAACGGCATGTCTCTTAATGATGCAGCAAATGCGTTTAAAGAGGGGGCGGGAATGATGTTAGCGCCCGCGCTTCTGGTCGGTTGTGCGAAAGGTGTCCTTCTAATTTTAGGCGGTGGTTCTGGTAGCGAAGCAAGCGTACTAAACTCGATTCTAAACAGCGCAGGCGCTTTCATTAGTGGTCTTCCAGACGTGATGGCAGCTTGGCTGATGTTTGTCTTCCAATCTGTATTTAACTTCTTCGTGACGTCAGGTTCTGGTCAAGCAGCACTAACCATGCCTCTTCTTTCTCCGTTGGCAGATATCGCGGGCGTAACACGTCAAGTTGCAGTACTGGCGTTCCAACTGGGTGATGGCTTTACGAACATCATCGTACCGACGTCTGCTTCTCTAATGGCGACTCTGGGCGTGTGTCGTATCGATTGGGGAGTATGGGTTAAATTCTGTGGTCGCTTTATCGGTCTGCTGTTTGTACTAGCGAGTGTGGTCGTTATTGCAGCACACCTTATGGGTTTTGCTTAA
- a CDS encoding succinylglutamate desuccinylase/aspartoacylase family protein, with amino-acid sequence MTTHSQTQVLEYLHSLNVDDLSPGDHTLSFAVATNAIGQWQQLPVRVFKGRDQGKKVVITAGVHGDEQNGIMTAMKVAQRLVDQNIAGCVTIVPTINLSGILNHSRNFFPVDPDTSPSNLNRFFPGNVEGNEVERYLGTLWNNLLLPNADIAIDLHTQTSGTCYPLYVFADYRVEKAKQMAALMNADVVLNDPGEKGVLETAWNTHGVPSITVEVGAGRYFERELVERATQGVINILTAEGVIEGEVSKLNSPLEGDKIISIKAKQGGFVEPQVSLMQKVEQGDLLAIQFDSLGNELLRYTAPESGTVISYNLETLRAPGSLIVRLIK; translated from the coding sequence ATGACGACACATAGTCAAACACAAGTTCTTGAATACCTTCACTCGTTAAATGTGGATGATCTCTCGCCGGGTGATCATACCTTGAGCTTTGCTGTCGCAACCAATGCTATCGGGCAATGGCAGCAGTTACCTGTTCGAGTTTTTAAAGGCCGTGATCAGGGCAAGAAAGTTGTGATTACTGCTGGTGTTCATGGTGATGAACAGAACGGTATCATGACAGCAATGAAAGTTGCACAACGTCTTGTTGATCAAAATATCGCGGGTTGCGTCACTATTGTCCCAACGATTAACTTGAGCGGTATATTAAATCACAGTCGCAATTTCTTCCCGGTCGATCCTGATACATCGCCGTCAAACCTCAACCGTTTCTTCCCTGGTAATGTTGAAGGGAATGAAGTTGAGCGCTATCTAGGAACGCTATGGAACAATCTATTGTTGCCAAATGCCGATATCGCGATTGACCTGCACACGCAAACTTCGGGCACATGCTATCCGCTGTATGTTTTCGCAGACTATAGAGTCGAAAAAGCAAAACAGATGGCAGCTCTGATGAACGCGGATGTGGTATTGAACGATCCGGGTGAGAAAGGAGTGTTGGAAACGGCGTGGAATACCCACGGTGTGCCGAGTATTACAGTGGAAGTGGGAGCAGGTCGTTACTTTGAACGTGAACTGGTTGAACGCGCGACTCAAGGGGTTATCAACATCCTCACAGCGGAAGGCGTCATTGAGGGTGAAGTTTCTAAACTGAACTCCCCACTAGAAGGTGACAAGATCATCAGTATCAAAGCAAAACAGGGCGGTTTTGTAGAACCACAGGTTTCATTGATGCAGAAAGTCGAGCAGGGCGATCTACTGGCAATCCAGTTCGATTCACTTGGCAATGAGTTGCTGAGATATACTGCGCCTGAATCTGGAACAGTTATCAGCTATAACCTTGAAACACTTCGCGCTCCAGGCTCATTGATAGTTCGTCTAATCAAATAA
- a CDS encoding SDR family oxidoreductase translates to MQKVVIVTGGGRGIGASTAILLASKGYRVCVNYRKDHRAAELVVAEIVAKGGNAMAFQADVSIESEVEALFSAVNQEFGQVTHLVNNAGVLFTQSRLADIDYARFNKVMAANIGSCFLCCKAFINQIDGPGSIVNVSSSASRIGAPFEYIDYAASKGAMDSLTKGLSLELAEQGIRVNGVRPGFIHTEMHADGGEPNRVERLAPNIPLKRGGTPLEVAESIVWLLSDEASYVTGTFIDIAGGR, encoded by the coding sequence ATGCAGAAAGTAGTAATTGTCACTGGCGGAGGGCGCGGTATTGGTGCATCAACGGCCATTTTGCTAGCAAGTAAAGGCTACCGTGTTTGTGTTAACTACCGCAAAGATCACAGAGCAGCCGAATTGGTGGTTGCTGAGATTGTTGCAAAGGGTGGCAACGCGATGGCTTTTCAAGCGGATGTGTCTATCGAATCCGAAGTGGAGGCACTGTTTTCTGCCGTAAACCAAGAGTTTGGACAGGTAACGCATCTGGTGAACAATGCTGGTGTGCTTTTTACTCAATCTCGTTTGGCGGACATTGACTATGCACGTTTTAACAAGGTAATGGCAGCGAACATCGGAAGTTGTTTTCTGTGTTGTAAGGCATTCATCAATCAAATCGATGGGCCCGGTTCTATCGTCAATGTCTCGTCGTCTGCCTCTCGAATCGGTGCACCATTTGAATATATAGATTACGCTGCTTCCAAAGGGGCAATGGACTCATTAACCAAAGGTCTTTCATTAGAACTAGCGGAGCAAGGTATTCGAGTTAATGGGGTTAGACCGGGCTTTATTCACACAGAAATGCATGCTGACGGGGGAGAGCCTAATCGCGTTGAACGCTTAGCGCCTAACATCCCACTTAAGCGAGGAGGGACACCGTTAGAGGTCGCTGAATCCATAGTATGGTTGCTATCTGACGAAGCTTCTTATGTGACGGGTACTTTTATTGATATTGCTGGCGGACGTTGA
- a CDS encoding formate/nitrite transporter family protein: MSSDFKPVEFVQTMIDVGEAKTKTSTRDLLIRSTMAGVILSLAVVVAITAMVQTGIGLVGALVFPVGFVILSVMGYDLVTGVFGLAPLAKFDNRPGVTWGRILRCWGLVGLGNLIGSLLVAFLVAVSLTGNFSLDPNAVAQKFIAVSTARSLGFENMGMDGWITCFVRGIFCNLMVCLGVIGNMTARSVSGRVAMMWFPIFIFFALVFEHTVVNMFLFPLGMILGADFGIATWLNFNLIPTILGNIVGGLVMTCIPLYLTHAKTAPAIK, from the coding sequence ATGTCTTCTGATTTTAAACCTGTAGAATTTGTTCAAACTATGATCGATGTGGGCGAGGCGAAAACGAAAACAAGTACTCGCGATCTCCTAATCCGCAGCACTATGGCAGGGGTGATTCTTTCTCTTGCGGTTGTTGTAGCGATTACAGCAATGGTTCAAACGGGCATCGGGCTTGTTGGCGCACTTGTTTTCCCAGTGGGTTTTGTCATCTTAAGTGTGATGGGTTATGACCTAGTGACAGGTGTATTCGGTCTAGCTCCATTGGCAAAGTTTGACAACCGCCCGGGTGTGACATGGGGTCGTATCCTGCGTTGTTGGGGGCTTGTTGGCCTAGGTAACCTTATTGGTTCTCTGCTTGTCGCATTCTTAGTTGCAGTGTCTCTAACTGGTAACTTCTCTCTCGATCCAAACGCAGTTGCTCAAAAATTTATTGCGGTATCAACTGCGCGTAGCTTAGGTTTTGAAAACATGGGTATGGACGGATGGATCACATGTTTCGTTCGCGGTATCTTCTGTAACCTTATGGTATGTCTCGGTGTTATTGGTAACATGACAGCTCGTTCAGTGTCTGGCCGTGTAGCGATGATGTGGTTCCCAATCTTCATCTTCTTCGCACTTGTGTTTGAGCACACAGTAGTAAACATGTTCCTATTCCCACTAGGTATGATTCTTGGTGCTGACTTCGGTATCGCGACTTGGTTGAACTTCAACCTTATCCCAACAATCCTAGGTAACATCGTTGGTGGTCTAGTAATGACATGTATCCCACTTTACCTGACTCACGCTAAAACAGCGCCAGCGATTAAATAA
- a CDS encoding YceI family protein translates to MNRLLTLGLMACSFPLLASGHFQVNEHLSTVNFASIKKQYIVEPAVISGVSGKIDEKGRLEITVPLNTLDTGVSIRNERLRAMFFDEKRFPSVNVTATVPEQLMGDEDLAIQKMLPATVELYGQSKELIFTVNIVKSGGHLMVSTAKPTVISGFDFGIPKESLDSVSNTVGDIALSPNVPVNFSLVLEKR, encoded by the coding sequence ATGAATAGATTGCTCACACTAGGATTAATGGCTTGCAGTTTTCCATTACTGGCATCGGGACATTTTCAAGTAAACGAACATCTATCAACGGTCAACTTCGCTTCGATCAAAAAGCAATATATCGTTGAACCTGCGGTCATATCAGGCGTAAGTGGTAAAATCGACGAGAAAGGACGCCTAGAGATCACTGTCCCACTCAATACGCTAGACACGGGCGTATCTATACGTAACGAAAGATTGAGAGCGATGTTCTTTGATGAGAAGAGATTTCCATCGGTTAACGTTACGGCAACCGTGCCTGAGCAATTAATGGGTGATGAAGACCTCGCCATTCAGAAGATGCTCCCGGCCACTGTTGAGCTCTATGGTCAGTCAAAAGAGCTAATCTTTACAGTAAACATCGTCAAATCGGGAGGTCATTTGATGGTATCTACTGCTAAGCCAACGGTTATTTCAGGCTTTGACTTTGGTATACCAAAAGAGAGCCTAGACAGTGTGTCAAATACCGTCGGTGATATTGCACTTTCACCCAATGTACCAGTGAACTTTTCATTGGTGTTAGAGAAACGCTAA